From Drosophila virilis strain 15010-1051.87 chromosome X, Dvir_AGI_RSII-ME, whole genome shotgun sequence, the proteins below share one genomic window:
- the LOC6631724 gene encoding obg-like ATPase 1, which produces MPPKKHDEPERKPLIGRIGTNLRIGIVGVPNVGKSTFFNVLTQSAAPAENFPFCTIKPNESRVIVPDERFDYLVEFHKPASVVPAYLNVVDIAGLVKGAAEGQGLGNDFLSHISACDAIFHLCRAFEDPDVTHVEGEVDPVRDLEIISEELRLKDEEKLLQSLDKLEKVVARGGDKKLKPEYDSMLKIKDILIDQKRHLRFEDWNAHDIETLNKYLFLTSKPAIYLVNLSDKDFIRKKNKWLPKIKDWIDKNDPGALLIPFSGAFELQLSEKDDLERKAYEEETKCKSQLDKIIITGYKALQLEYFFTAGPDEVKAWTVQKGTKAPQAAGRIHTDFEKGFIMAEVMHFEDFKAEGSEVAAKAAGKYRQQGRNYTVEDGDIIFFKFNAGAGLKDAKKK; this is translated from the exons ATGCCACCTAAGAAGCACGATGAACCTGAACGCAAGCCATTGATCGGACGCATTGGCACTAACCTGCGCATCGGCATTGTTGGCGTGCCCAACGTTGGCAAGTCAACGTTCTTTAACGTGCTGACCCAAAGCGCCGCTCCAGCTGAGAATTTCCCCTTCTGCACCATTAAGCCCAATGAGA GTCGAGTGATCGTGCCCGACGAGCGCTTCGACTACCTTGTGGAGTTTCACAAGCCAGCCAG TGTTGTGCCCGCTTATCTAAATGTGGTAGATATTGCTGGACTGGTCAAGGGCGCCGCCGAGGGACAGGGCTTGGGTAATGACTTTCTTTCGCACATCAGTGCTTGCGACGCCATTTTCCATTTGTGCCGCGCCTTTGAGGATCCGGACGTGACGCATGTAGAGGGAGAGGTTGATCCAGTGCGCGATTTGGAAATCATTTCTGAGGAACTTCGTCTGAAGGATGAAGAAAAACTGCTGCAGAGCCTCGACAAGTTGGAAAAGGTTGTAGCTCGAGGCGGTGACAAAAAGCTTAAGCCCGAATATGACTCCATGCTGAAAATCAAGGACATATTGATTGATCAGAAGCGTCATTTGCGCTTTGAGGACTGGAATGCGCACGAT ATTGAAACgttgaacaaatatttgtttttgacgTCCAAGCCAGCCATTTATCTGGTCAATCTTTCCGACAAAGATTTTATCCGCAAAAAGAACAAATGGCTGCCCAAGATTAAGGATTGGATTGACAAGAACGATCCGGGCGCGCTACTTATACCCTTCTCAGGTGCATTCGAGCTGCAGCTAAGTGAAAAGGATGATTTAGAGCGCAAGGCCTACGAAGAGGAGACCAAATGCAAAAGTCAGCTGGACAAGATCATTATAACTGGTTACAAGGCCTTGCAGCTGGAATATTTCTTTACTGCCGGCCCCGACGAGGTCAAGGCTTGGACGGTCCAAAAGGGCACAAAGGCGCCACAGGCCGCTGGACGTATACACACTGATTTTGAGAAGGGCTTCATTATGGCCGAAGTGATGCACTTCGAAGATTTTAAAGCGGAGGGCAGTGAGGTAGCTGCTAAGGCGGCCGGCAAATATCGCCAACAGGGACGCAACTATACCGTTGAAGACGGCGATAtaattttcttcaaattcaacGCCGGCGCTGGTCTCAAGGATGCCAAGAAAAAATGA